GTCGCGATTGATCGACAGCCGGAATTCGGGAATGTTGACCAGCACGTTGAAGGCGCCGAGGTCGCGCGGCATCCAGCGCCAGCGTTCCATATTGGCCAGGATGTCGGCCTTGGTCAGCGGTGCGCCGCCATTGAGGGCGGCCAGCGTGGCCGGGCCCATGACGCCATCGACATAGAGGTTGCGGGTCTGCTGGAAGGCCTTGACCGCTTCGACCACGCTGTCGTCATAGACCGTATCGACGGCCTCGGGCAGCTCGAAGCGCTGGCGCAGCACGGGGACGCGGGCGTCGCTCATGCCGGGCTTGAGGGTGGCGCCGGCCGCGATCTGCAGCGGGCGGTCGGTCTGGTTCTGCTCGAAATTGGCAAGCGCTGCCTTGAGGGCGAGGAATTCTGGATGGGTCGGCTCGAGCGCCGCGAGGACCTTGACCGGGTCGGCGCTGGTAGCCAGTTGCACCAGCAGCCCGGCCTCATCGAGCTTTTTGGGCGCCACGTCGAGGTTTTCGCTGACCGAGCCGGGTACGATGCGGCCGGTATAGATATGGGTGGCGTAGCGCATAGTGGCGCGCGAGAACGCGGTTTCCAGCGTGGCCATCTTGATGGGATCGCTGCCGACGGCGGTCACGTCCAGGGCCGGGGTGAGATAGTCGGCGGGCCGCAGGCCCTCGGTTTCGGCTGCGGCAAAAAGCTTGAGGATTTTCTGGGCGGGCGGCGAGAAGGCGACGGCGCCGTCGGGCGTTTCGTCGAGCCAGATCGGCGCAAAATGGCGCGCGCCATAGAAGAAATAGAGTTTCTGCGCCTCGGCATAGGCGGCGCTGTCCTTGGCGGCGCCGTAATAGGCGGCAGACAGGCCAGCCTTGATGGTCTGGGCCAGCGGCGTCTGCGGCGGCGCGATATAGACCGGGCCGATGCTGGCACTGGCCACGGCCTGCGCCGATGCCGGCACAATGGGTGCGACGCCGGCAAGGGCAACAATCAGGCAGACCAGGAACTTGTTCATGCGGACTCCAGCAGGCGGTGTCGTGTCGTGGCGTCACCGGGATCCGGGGTGGATTCAACAGCCGCGCCGGACAAAATCATTAGCTAAAAATCCTTAACAGGAACAATTGCTCGCAGTTTTGTGAGGGCAATTTTTGCGGTGGGCGGCGGACCTGTGCAGCCCGAAAGCGCAATGCAAACAGGTCGACGGATCGTCCTCAGGATTTATTAGACAATATTGTGCCAAATTGCTTTCAGGGAGGGCGGGTTTTTGACTGGTCAGGAGCCGTAAAACCTTGCCGCGACGGGAATCAAGGCAGATGTTCAGGGCTGCAATCAAGAATCTGGCGTGGCAAGATTCCGCGAAACAACAGGCCCTGGCGGACGCTTACCTGCCGATCGTCAGAGGTTTTCTGCTGCCGGCCAGCCTTTACTACGCTTTTGTCACCTGGGCGCATTTTCAGGATGAGACCGGCCGCGATCTGATCCTGCTGGCGGGCGCCAGCGCGATTACGGCAATTGCCTACTGGCTGATCCGCCAGTATGCGCTGGCCAAGCGCCCGGTGTCGCTGGGCCGGCTGGAACTGCTCGGCGTGAGCGCCAATGGCCTGATGTATGGCAATGTCGTGCTCTACATGCTGTTGCACTATACCGAAAGCAAGCTGATCTACTTCTCGCTGATGGCAGTGGTTTTTTCCACCACCGGGGTGACGCTGCGCGGCACGGTGCTCAGCATCGTGGTGTCGATCGGCTCGCTCTATCTGTTCGCCAATGCGGCCGGCACGGCCATTGTCGGGCAATATGTGTTTATCGGCGTGGCGACGGCCTTTGCCTCGCTGGGCATGGCGAGCCTGTTGCGCAAGGCCATGGTGCAGCAGGTCGATGCGCGCCTGCTGGCGGACGATCTGGCGGCCAAGGCGCAGAACCTGGCGCGGACCGATCCGCTGACCGGGTTGCCCAACCGGCGGGCAGTGTTTCAGGAACTCGATGCTCTGGTGGCGGCGCGTTGCCCGTTCTGGGCGGGCATCATCGATCTGGATGGCTTTAAATCGGTCAACGATGTCTATGGCCATGTGATCGGCGATCGCCTGCTTTGTGCGGTGGTTGAACAGGCCAGGTCGATCGATCTGGGCGAGGGGCTGTTCGGCCGCATCGGCGGAGACGAGTTCATCTTCGTGCTGCCCGGAAGCCTGCCCGATGACGCGCTGTTGGCGCTGGGCGAGCGGATCATTGCGGCGATGGGTGTGCGCCACCAGATCGGCTTGTTGCAGCTGACGGTGGGGGCCTCGGCCGGTTTTGCGCATTTTCCCAGCATGGGGGTCTCGAGCGCGCAGATCTATGAACATGCCGATTTCGCCCTCTACCGCGCCAAGACCACGCAGCGGGGCCGTACGGTGCTGTTCGACGCCAGTGAAAACCAGGCAATGCAGGATACGCTGGCGATCGAGCGCGCGCTGCGCGAAGGCGATCTGGAGCGCGAGCTCGATCTGCAGTTCCAGCCGCAATATTCAATTTCCAGCGGCGCAATTGTGAGCTTTGAGGCGCTGGCTCGATGGAACAGTCCGACGCTGGGCTCGGTCCGCCCGGACCTGTTCATCGGGGTGGCGGAACGGTGCGGGCTGATCGGCCGGGTGACGCCGATCCTGTTCCGGAAGTGTCTCGATGGTCTGGCGCAACTGCCCGACGAGATCGGCGTGTCGTTCAATCTGTCGGCCAAGGATATCGGCAGCCCGGAGGTCATTGCGGCGCTGCTCGACATGGTGGCGTCGTCGGGACTGGCGCATGAGCGTATCGAGTTCGAGATCACCGAGACGGCCGTGATGACCGATCTGGCGGTGGCGGGCCAGTTGCTGGCGGACCTGTCGGCAGCCGGCTACCGGATTGCGCTGGACGATTTCGGCTCGGGCTATTCGAGCTTCCAGTACATCGACCAGTTGCCGCTGGACAAGGTGAAGCTCGACAAGAGCTTCGTGCGCCGCGTGCCGCATAATGTGAAATCGCGCGAGATCATCGCCAGCATCATCGCGCTATGCTGCCGGCTGGGGCTGCGCTGCGTGCTCGAAGGGGTGGAGACCGAGGACGAGATGGTTGCCCTGACCCCGCTCGGCCCGGACCTGATCCAGGGCTATCTGTTCGGCAGGCCGATGCCACTGGCCCAGGCCATTGCGGCGGTGGCCGACGAGCGCGCGGCCCGGCTGCGGGCAGAGGCGCTGACCGCCCGCGCCGCTGGTCCGAAAAAGCAACGGAAAGCTGCGGCTTCCTAAGACCGGCTTGCGTGGCGCCGGGCGGGACCATAGCGTCTTGGCCGGAGGATCATCATGGACCGGCAAAGCCATTTCGTGGTTGTGGGCGGCGGCACTGCCGGCTGGATCGCGGCGTTCATCATTGGGGATGCGGCGCGCCGCAAGGGGTTGAACGCGCGGATCAGCGTCATCGAACCGTCGAGCATTCCGACCGTGGGGGTGGGCGAGGCGACGACGGCGGCGTTTCGCGTGCTGCTCAAGCATTTCGGCATCGACGAGTTCGAGTTCTTCCGCAAAACCGAGGCGACGTTCAAGCTGG
This sequence is a window from Devosia beringensis. Protein-coding genes within it:
- a CDS encoding L,D-transpeptidase family protein, which gives rise to MNKFLVCLIVALAGVAPIVPASAQAVASASIGPVYIAPPQTPLAQTIKAGLSAAYYGAAKDSAAYAEAQKLYFFYGARHFAPIWLDETPDGAVAFSPPAQKILKLFAAAETEGLRPADYLTPALDVTAVGSDPIKMATLETAFSRATMRYATHIYTGRIVPGSVSENLDVAPKKLDEAGLLVQLATSADPVKVLAALEPTHPEFLALKAALANFEQNQTDRPLQIAAGATLKPGMSDARVPVLRQRFELPEAVDTVYDDSVVEAVKAFQQTRNLYVDGVMGPATLAALNGGAPLTKADILANMERWRWMPRDLGAFNVLVNIPEFRLSINRDNQEEYTTRVVVGTTKHQTPIFSESIRHIVVNPYWNVPSSIVKAEIAPAVMANPGYIDSHNYDLLYQGNPVSPWQVDWNQVSATNFPFRIRQRPGTSNALGQIKFLFPNKHDVYLHDTPSKSLFERDFRAYSHGCVRVQNPMEFADALLANEPTLSRASLEGMFGAAERWVNPEQQIPVHIAYFTVRVAADGSLQSFDDIYGHNANLIAAMGLATPPKPIDIVAEADDGTISP
- a CDS encoding putative bifunctional diguanylate cyclase/phosphodiesterase gives rise to the protein MFRAAIKNLAWQDSAKQQALADAYLPIVRGFLLPASLYYAFVTWAHFQDETGRDLILLAGASAITAIAYWLIRQYALAKRPVSLGRLELLGVSANGLMYGNVVLYMLLHYTESKLIYFSLMAVVFSTTGVTLRGTVLSIVVSIGSLYLFANAAGTAIVGQYVFIGVATAFASLGMASLLRKAMVQQVDARLLADDLAAKAQNLARTDPLTGLPNRRAVFQELDALVAARCPFWAGIIDLDGFKSVNDVYGHVIGDRLLCAVVEQARSIDLGEGLFGRIGGDEFIFVLPGSLPDDALLALGERIIAAMGVRHQIGLLQLTVGASAGFAHFPSMGVSSAQIYEHADFALYRAKTTQRGRTVLFDASENQAMQDTLAIERALREGDLERELDLQFQPQYSISSGAIVSFEALARWNSPTLGSVRPDLFIGVAERCGLIGRVTPILFRKCLDGLAQLPDEIGVSFNLSAKDIGSPEVIAALLDMVASSGLAHERIEFEITETAVMTDLAVAGQLLADLSAAGYRIALDDFGSGYSSFQYIDQLPLDKVKLDKSFVRRVPHNVKSREIIASIIALCCRLGLRCVLEGVETEDEMVALTPLGPDLIQGYLFGRPMPLAQAIAAVADERAARLRAEALTARAAGPKKQRKAAAS